The segment GAGAACAAGCTTACGGTTCGGCGAGCCGAATAAGCGGGGTGTCTGTGCGCGCAAAAGGGGACGTGCAGTAGACGTAGTTTATTCAAACGAGCCAAGGCAAGAAAGCTATTGAAATAAGTAGGGTCGAGTGGATGGGCTTGAAATGAGAGAGTGAGAGAGATAaagtacactgagaaaaaagaaacaaagtaaaaaaaacaacgagATAGAGAACGTGGGTTAAGGttgtcttcttcttcttcttcttcttcttctgcgtctttttcttcttcttcttcttcttgtatttctttttatttaaaaaactttttttttcttccagtTCATTGGTCGATCCTTGTTGCCCTTTTGCTCCTGTCATGATTTAATCCTGCGTTTTGCCTTCGTAATGGCAGATTCCATATCAGAATATGTGTAGGGAGGTTAGTGATTCGTTTTTGATCTCACCCTCTCGctctatatattatatataccaacggtaaagtaaagtaaaaatttatgaacatAACTGAACACTTGACTGGACAAATGTTCTTGTTTCCACGTTTTTTATAGTCCAATGAACGTATTTATAAACTATCTACCCATAAACTTATTCACTACGCTCGCGACTACTTTAATACACTCGATAACTCAAGTACCAGTTAACCTTTTGGAAATTTATCCACACTtccatattattttatttttatattttatctttaaGCATCATTCATTATACTTTTTACTacctaatatttttaataaaattaattacttaaattatagGACGAGAGGGgcactacactgtaaaaaatcgagaGTGAATTCAGAGTAATGACGGATTTTATTCCAATCCGCATTCACAACggttcggagttttaatattaaaatgaactcccctttggagtaaattttactccgaggggattaaataaataaacagacaTCTGCTtcacattcactccggatttaatccgcgttcacttcgaacattttttacagtgtaccgGCTATCTaaacaagtaattaatttttgtggaTTTTAATTACACATTTCACTTTCATATATTATGTACAAATAAGTTTTAGgacagttttcaaaaaattcaagatttattaaaaaagaagtaaaacACAGTTATTCATCGAAGTAATCTCCATCGCATTGAATGACCTTCAGCCATCTCTCAGGTAATTCGCGGATGCCTTTCGCAAAGAAACTTTCGTCTTGTGAGGTGAGAAATTTAGCGACCCATTTTTCCACTTCTTCAAATGTTTTGAATCGCACGTCAGACAAATCGTTCTGCATTTTCCGGAATAAATGATAATCGGATGGGGCTAAGTCTGGTGAATACGCCGGGTGTGGTACAGGTTCCCATCCAAGCGCTAGTAACGTATCCTTGACCAGTTTACCCACATGAGGCCGCGCGTTGTCATGGAGCAGTTTTACTGGACGTTTTCCTTTACCAGAAAATGGACGTTTCTTCTCAATTTCTTGATTCACTTGCATCAATTGATGACAATAGCGATCGGCAGTAACTGTTTGACCAGGTTTGAGAAGTTCATAATACAGTACGCCTTTCATATCCCACCATATGCACAGCATGACTTTATTACAATGAACATTGCGCTTTGGCGTGGATGTTGTCGGCTCGCCGGGGTCAACCCAATGATATTTGCGTTTCggattatcaaaataaatccaCTTTTCATCGCCAGTCACAATTTTCCACAAGAAAGACTTTTTATGTTGCTTGTTGTAAAGACTCACACAAATGTTAAGACGgctgtttttattttcttgagtTAGAAAGTGTGGTACCCACTTTGTTCCTTTTCGAATCTTACCCATTGCTTTTAAACGATAAGAAACAGTTTGTTGAGTTACTCCAAGCTGTTCCGAAAGTTGTTTCTCCGTCTGACAAGAGTTTTCATCCAGCAACGCTTGCAGTTCCTGATCGTCCACCTTTACAGGAGGCCCGGTGCGTTCACGGTCACTAACGTCGAAATCACCTTCTTTGAATCGCTTATACCAATACTCACATGTACTTTTAGATATAATGTTGTCTCCAAGAACAGAACATATCGATTCACACGCTTTCCTAACACTTTTTCCTTGATGGAATTCATAGCGAATGCAGTGTCTAATAAATAGCTTATCGGTCTGCATGATTAATTTACAGAATTTATAGGTTATGTTTATGACTCCTTTAGGTTTCGATACTACATATCAAGCGCCATCTATGATAAGTGAGCGGGacctttaaattaatttagaataGCTGTTATGATACAAAATCTAAGTGTCCTAAAACTTATTTGTACACCTAATATTATGAACAAActcgttattattttttatcgatttcgatttcaaaaaaatttccagggcACGCCGGggtacaacaaaaaaaaatattttattattaaatattacagGTCTTTGATTTTATTCCAAGTATTCGACTTTGTATTCTTTTCCCCAAATTTTTGGGTAtcccataataataattataggttaggttttactttaaaaattaatacgcCTTCAAATaatcctcaaaaatttttattttaacttttaaggttacaaaactattaaaattaaattaagacacattttaattctcttaaaattattcaaataaataatctaaaataaCTAATCTCGAATAACTTGTTAATTATCACAAATTAATATCGTTGAGTTTTAAACAATTGACAACATATTCTTTAAACCAATCGGCAAGTTCATCATCTTCAAAAAAAGATGCGAACATCTTTAAAGTAAGTTGCAGAAGTGCTTCATTTAGAAGTAATTCATTAAGCTGTTCCAACAATACAGCATTACCATAAATgcttaaaatgtttttatttgaagaaatgtgtcttggaaaatataaattttccgaAGCCCAATTTTCGACGGTGCTATTTCCACTTGCAGTTTTAATTGTGCCCATATACTCGGCGTAATCTggcgaaaaataattaatgacagCTTCATTAGAGAGCTCGCTGATgccataaaattcaaaataccgtttaattttttgatacacCTCCGGCTTATAAACAAACACCTGAAacataattaacaattagtCCACTGATGTTTGttaattatatgaattttgaaTAGTGATACGAGTACACGTACTTGAAACAATGAATTTCCGGTAATAAAAGACTCAATATAATGTGAGCCgctgttttttataaaatttatggtaCTGGTGCTATCGCCAATAGTGACATTGTTCAGTTGTTTAAATACTTCTTCATTTAATTGTAAAGTAGTCCGACCAGATAATTTTTCACCCTTACGAAATCTACTAATTCTGATGAGAACATAACTGTAATTTGTAACGAGTGATTCTCTGATACCAAAATATTTAGCGATTTTAGCTTTTGACAAGGCACCCATAATAAAATGCGAGGGGTTATCCGTTCCCTCAATTGTAAAGTTTCGGAAATAAGCTTTAAACAATTGATCAAGATTATCACAAAATTCCATATGAAAATCACCGTCGAATTCATTGGCTTTGTTTGGACGACGCAAAACAATATCAACttgattgaaaatttcgaGTGAAGGTTGGCGAAAGATCCAGtttgaatcattttttggTAAGACCCGCATGGTTATGGTAAGTATGCCattaaacttaaatatattaattgcaTTACCGATTTTTAGAAATTCCGTTTGGTTTTCTTGAGCCATTGTTGCTAAAGCaacagttaataaaattaacaaacgAGCAATATTACACATTGTTATTTTATAGTTAAACTTGTTAATATATAAACAGCTGATTAGTTATTAATGCTGTTTTATAGGTTAGGGGCGGTAGCGCACCCTATCGACAAACTTTAGTTCGTATTATTATAGTCAAGTAGGGGCAGACAAAGTGGGGGTGCTATGAGAAAGAATGCATCTTTATAATCTTACGCTAAACAGTTTATTTTGCcgcttataaataattaaaataaaattaacaagatTTTCAATtgtcaggaaatttttttttcattttcaggtAAAGTGGaatgtgatgaaaaaaattagttttcaaatatttttaattaagttgATCTATTATGATAATCCACGTGCAAATCTACGCTGTTATAGAAATATCATCTGGGACACAATTAGAGAacagaaaatttcattttgaatCTTAGGCATCTCAAATTAATTCGGTATAATTGTAGAcgtaataatttatactttcGGAACGTTTTGAACAAATGTCgggttatatattttaattaacctCTACACCGAGAGAAAATCAATGGATTTGTCAATAAATTATGGGAAATGTTTCCACGTGTATAcgtatacacggaaaaaaaggatttcttggcgcaagaaaagttttgcattatgaaacgaaaataaaaattttcttagaactagaaaaaatttcttgcgtcaagaaatcttttttgtcTGAATAATAACGTAAATGTTTTCACAATTATGgggattgttttttataatatatgtgaaatattcctgcattgaaaaaataagttaatccTGCAACCGATACCATCGCTGGTTAACAAAAAGCGGCTACCATTGGGATGCAGCGCAGAAAACGAATAAGTTTTCCGCAAGCGTAGTTGTGATAATTGAACTGTCATTGATTCTAACCTATTTCGACATTCATTCAACAAAATTCCAGTGGTTAATCCGACATTCTTACAAGTTGAGgcaacttattattattatttaaatctacAAAGTAATTCTAGTATTTCAAACccatataaatttcaatgaaaaaaaattttattaagtaaaataattaaattatttgagaaAATCATAAACATTAactcaattaaaatttgtttgagTTGATGaagttaatgattattttgaCGTTatgtttttatgtaaatagaatttattaatcaagTCAAAATATTTGGAACTttgagttaaataaatatatacttggTGTCATAAAAATGTATACTTTGTGTGAAAAATACTCGTCGTTGCCTCAACTACGCGTGAATTTGTGCTCAGTTTAATCTTTGAGCAggaaatgttaattttttaaatcaatggaATAGGATTTGTTTAGAACAGAGATTTCTTAGATTAATTAGTTTCTCAACAATTAGGTGGTGTCATTGGCAGTACTTTCTTCTCCAATAATAAAAGCTAAGAGTGGATAAGTTATGCTTAAccctagtatttttttattcctagtaaaaaaacagaaatttattttctcagttttaatattatgggaacgtTGTCTTtaattataggaatttttCCTACAATCTATAAGGATCATTTTCTTATACGTTTATGAGAACCATTTTATAGAATCTATTTCGATAAatgtatgaatattttattgtacgTATATTTTAAAGGACTAAACACAAATAACTAAAGGTAATAGTTAGTAACTGCTTACGGTCATTAAGATGAACGgaactatctttgttgcacttgtagaataaatttaaagttcaaaataattattctcgcaaaaaaatattgaatttgaatttttaaaattctgaaCTTTTCATTCCTCTGTCAAGTTTCTAGAAAacgctataaaaaaatttccatttgaagTTTACAATCtttactaatttattaaattggatcaaaaattatctgcCGTCACTCCTTaagagtataaataaatacttgatGAGTCATGAATAAACgatgaatattttaatgaacatgtcacttcaaaaaatcaaaaaatacaccaataatatttatacaacataaatttattaggtACAGAATCATATAAAgtacagacaattaaaaatttaatttccagaGTTATCAATAATTACCGATAAATTTCTCGTCAGTCGCGCTgaatttatttctaaaaagaggagcaattaattttaaatgcagCTAAAGTGTACttcattttcaaataaattattaaactgaCCCAATAAAATAGCTCTGACATAAAGTTGTAAAAGATTTTGATAAGAAATAAAGTGTAGAAGAAATTTTAGTAGTAAATTTTCAGTCCACGCTTCAACAGTTAAATTACTGCTTGTATATTTAATCGCACCTGCAAAATTGGTGTAGTTTGATAAAAATagttcagatttttttattagagaGTATAGTCATgccaaatattataaaattttgttttatttattgatatatctTCGGTTAATAAACACAGACAGTTAAACTTCGTTAAAAGACTGTCGGGATGGTGggggaaaaaattcttagaatTCAAGTTTCTTCACTAGTGACATTCTTCAATAACCGCAGCCAAAGTAACTTCGGAAAAATAACCGtgacaaaataaccaaatGACAAAATGACCGCAAAAAAATAACCGTAATAGctattttcaattcatagGATTGACACGAGGGTTTGCGGTATGTTTGTATTGGCGACACAAGTCTTGGGTTATGACGCATTCTCAACAAGAACAAGTACATACATCTTCCTCGCACGAGTAAAGCGAGTCTACAGAGAGATGATTTTCTCTATCTCTTTCTGTCTAGCGTGAACGACGCTCGCTCCCTGATTTGTATATAATTCCTATAGCAAATTTTCACCACAGTAAAATCATGCTGAATAGAGAAACAGCTCGTTTTTCGATATCATTCTACAGTCTCGTTAATTATCGAGAGAAAGACCGATATATTTTACTCGTGCCACACGACGCTCGAATATTGAACATTAAACGCaggagttataaaaaaaaaatttgctgtaCCTCacacattaaattttctaaaaaattgaataaaaaaaggactaaaaattatttaaaaaatattaaagtaaatgaCTATTTCACACAAAAAGTAAAACtgttcgaaaaaaaactaaatattatttgaagaaCATGAAATTGAATCAGTACTATTTAATATACGCAGATTTCTATGTAAATTTTCAGGTTTTTTTCGAATGATTATCTTGTCGCGGTTATTTCGTCGAAGGTTATTTGGTCActtggttattttgtcgtcggCTTTTTTGTCGAAGTTATTTTGTCCACGGGCCAAATTTTACGGAACCTCCCTTACTATCATGCTTATCAGCATTTTGCGTCCAAAACTCGTGATAAAAACTATCTAAGTTttgtcttgtaaaaaaaagatttgctGTATTTTGTGCATAATTTAAGTAAGTCTTATAATGAGGACTGTacataaaatgtaaataagaAGATTGGTGGGGGATGCGTTCCAGACGTTTTATAATGAATTGAGGGGATGAGTTTTATGACAAGGAATTTTTTAACGAGGTTAGACTgtacacttaaaaatttttccaatttttaaagataagTGTCATGGAcgttaagtaaaattaattaattttacatgaATACCGATATGTtcagatattaaaaaaaaatgaaagcatAATCTTTAAAGAAAATGCAGTGTGgctattcaaaaatatatattccatgtcaataatcaaaatattgagtaggatttaaatttaaaaacttttaaaatacgGTACtaacttttctttttaataaccttaattagtttttgaaaattgtaagTTTATTACAGTCTTGCTGAagaatttatgtatttaaaaaactaattagGATGAAGATACCGTTTTTGGtcactttagggccagttttggccacaaaaaattaaaaacaaataatttgtaaaagacgcaatgacaattaaattttaaaatgtgtcCATAGGTATTTTTATCACACTGttacaattgaaattttattatatactttttcattgattaaaataaagtttctaACGTCCAAAATGAAGCAGTTTCCAAAAATGGTATTTCTATCTTGtacgtagaaaaaaaaaaaacgttttactaaaattatggtttttcaaataattatcagctataaaataaatattatttaaaattaattgacttatggacagtaaaataacaattatttaactgaaataaaatgaaatacagTGTGATTCTAATATTTATGACtcgaaaatttaaagtaaTGTAAAAATGAAGGATTAAGCaagttaattttcattttatatttttgactgATTCAATCTGGTTCataatttaaagtaatttgtttttaatttcaaggAAAATTATTAGCAGCGTACCTTAAATTAGATTatcaagattaaaaaaaattttctttcatcaGAATTGAATgggatatattatattttatatgaaacaTACTTGGTATAACGAGTTTCTGGTAACAAAGGAAACTATATAGTGTGAACTGAAATtgctgataaatttaatagtacTAGCAAGAGCTctaattcttatgttatccgcCTCTCTTgttgtttattttcattgagtATCAAATTATCCAGGagcaatttttcattttccctAAATCTAGTGACTTTcacaaaaatataacaataatctCTAGCTCCAGTAACAAAGAATGgatggaaattttttgcaatatCAGACGATGACCAGCTTTCAGTAGAATACGCCGAAATTTGTTCATTTTTCCAATCGTTAAATTTCGGAAATCATTTTTCTagatcatcataaaattttacggtaaaatatttttttcacacaaGACTAATTAGGATGTGGTCAAAAATTTTGGTTTgagttaaaaaactataaatattgaaaatattaattgcgCTACTGATTTTTGGgcctttttaattatttttgtgtttaatatttatgataataattataatataaattaatatatagcaaatttttttacacatcgtaatttaataaaattaatttttcaaataaattatatttatttttcgaacagactttctagaaaatttgttttatttttttcattattgcaataaaaaaattggtcATACTTCAACTTAAATgcgcaataaaaatttgtaagcaatttttttcaataaaacttttttattttattttttttataaaaaataaaatttttttcaaaaaattttaatggtttTTTGTTATCACTtggaatataattatttatcatgaagtcagtaaatttaatatttatcagtCTTATTgaatgagttaaaaaaaattttgcttttgaaaataataaatgtgtaaaattgtaagaaaacaaaattttcatagttcaaaaaaattttgttcagtTTTGTTTTTGTCAAATTCTTTGTTGGCAAAGCTTTTCATTacctcaaaaatgaaaaattaataaagcaAGAAGATTgctttttaattgaaattaaatgagTCGAAAATTTGCTAGGGTCATATAGAACGAATTGAAGAATAAGTTTGatgaagtgaaaaaaataaaaataaaataacattagGTGCATGAAGAAttctctatgaaaaaaatataagtacatTAGAAAAATGCTGAAGCACGTTTCGCACGCGATAAGTGATAAACAAGAAGGTAGTTACTGAGACACGAGCGAAAGCACAGCTTTAGCTATAACGTTACCGTACCCGTGTTAGTATCATATCCCTCGCAAGCACATCCCACAGAAACACGAGAGGGGTAAATTCATATCGCCAAGTTAGATGTTTGTTCAGCTTGATTCGTTCCCCTTTAGTCTCCTACCGCACTGATATATTGCATTGTTGCATTAATAAACCATcatactaatttatttatatgtttgtattattattttctctttctttgttcaatataatatttcatacaCGACGTAATGAAAACTAGAGCTAAAGGAAACAGTatttcgtgaaaaaaaaagtactttttTTATGCTTCTAAACGGCTATACTATAGGTGGGGTAAGTTGGTCATCCGGTAAAATTTCCAacccaaaatgaaaaaaaaaaaaatttgttattggAATTTTAGAGTGACCATTTTGTgtctaaaacaaaaatattttaattaataaaaagtcagaaaaattaatatttaaaacaaaaaaaaagaaatttagtGACAATTTTGGGGCGGCGAATTTTCCGGTGAATTCaatttgtaagaaaaaatGCAAATAAGTTATTGGATAGAGTAATCAAACAGTGAGGAACAGATGGCAGTTGAAATAGTAGCAAGGGTAGTTTTGACTCGAGTGTTAAGAAGGGagttttcagtttaattcgaGATAATTAAGAGGGCCAATTATAAGTTGACAATCTGTTAGTCGATGTGGTAAAAGTTATCGATGGGGAAGAAGCTAAGGGACAAATAAAGTATACAAGAATACTCTAATTggggtaattaattttttttagttctttcATTCATGTTATTcggtaaatacttattttttaaaaatcaatttatattgaaattgAACCCTGAGGGTTGATTACTTAATTTTACTATCagttaaaatatgtaattggaaattttaatctttaataaaatactatgaggttaatatttcaaattaattttaagtttcaaTTAAACTTCTAATGGAAGgacattgaatttttttttaaaatcaataaattatttttattattaaatgccacatcatttttaattaaaaaaacttctaTTGATTTCTCCTAGCATGCCATTgctcttaaaaatattcaaagaatttttttccattcaatgaaaatttttttatttttaaattcctaaaatttttatttttatttatggcactaaaatttttttaacactagAACAAATAAatggattgaaaaaaaaatcaaattgtcttaaaaaaaataatcacgtAGATTTGATTTGTAACAATTGACAAAATAACGCGACataaaagagaatttaaaattcaaataaaatttaaccgAGATAACAGTGTAgtgttatgaatatttatttatagatgaTAAAGAATTGATCT is part of the Microplitis mediator isolate UGA2020A chromosome 11, iyMicMedi2.1, whole genome shotgun sequence genome and harbors:
- the LOC130678032 gene encoding torso-like protein; the protein is MCNIARLLILLTVALATMAQENQTEFLKIGNAINIFKFNGILTITMRVLPKNDSNWIFRQPSLEIFNQVDIVLRRPNKANEFDGDFHMEFCDNLDQLFKAYFRNFTIEGTDNPSHFIMGALSKAKIAKYFGIRESLVTNYSYVLIRISRFRKGEKLSGRTTLQLNEEVFKQLNNVTIGDSTSTINFIKNSGSHYIESFITGNSLFQVFVYKPEVYQKIKRYFEFYGISELSNEAVINYFSPDYAEYMGTIKTASGNSTVENWASENLYFPRHISSNKNILSIYGNAVLLEQLNELLLNEALLQLTLKMFASFFEDDELADWFKEYVVNCLKLNDINL